One part of the Coffea eugenioides isolate CCC68of chromosome 10, Ceug_1.0, whole genome shotgun sequence genome encodes these proteins:
- the LOC113750440 gene encoding uncharacterized protein LOC113750440 yields the protein MDHRGKGRGRSRGRGRGRRVEALRDQGGDRASEVNQNHGPEGGGGDQMATAINRITEVLERLADRQGPGLAQQQPGGQVDTEDRALERFLKFGPPKFQGGPEPEIAEGWWERISDIFTTLDYTEGRKVTFASFQFEGVARSWWNLIKAKWDRDRTPSTWANFTREFNAKFLPTLVQEKKEDDFIKCKQGAMSIAEYETNFTKLARYAPDLVATEQRRIRRFVQGLNVEIQEGLATAQISTYSDAVEKAQRFETARAQSKSFFARKRNAPSGSRDPVSASASPLKMGRGTGVVNIPSALRGALARGAGTRGSGARGSGIRGGQSGRGPSRSAPRVEQVSTPQITCGYCEKVNHTANECWRKEGKCLRCGSAEHQIANCPKISENGESQGGATISRQTTSGGSRPKVLARVYALDSQHVPDPSEVVEGTLPIFHRLTKVLIDPGATHSFVNPAFMCGIDVKPVRLPYDLEVRTPTSNKSILTSLVYQECKFWIRERKILVDLVSLDLKGYDVM from the coding sequence ATGGATCACCGTGGTAAAGGCCGAGGCCGAAGTCGAGGTCGAGGTCGAGGGAGACGGGTTGAAGCCCTCCGTGATCAAGGGGGCGATAGAGCGTCTGAGGTGAACCAAAATCATGGACCCGAGGGCGGGGGCGGAGATCAAATGGCCACCGCTATTAATAGGATAACTGAAGTACTAGAGCGTTTGGCGGACCGTCAAGGTCCTGGATTAGCGCAACAACAACCTGGAGGGCAGGTAGATACGGAAGATAGGGCTTTGGAAAGGTTCCTGAAGTTTGGGCCGCCTAAGTTTCAAGGTGGGCCAGAGCCTGAGATAGCTGAGGGATGGTGGGAGAGAATATCTGATATTTTTACCACCCTGGATTACACTGAAGGGCGAAAGGTGACCTTTGCGtcatttcaatttgagggagttgCACGGTCATGGTGGAATCTAATTAAGGCTAAGTGGGATAGAGACCGTACCCCTAGTACTTGGGCAAATTTCACCCGTGAGTTTAACGCCAAATTCCTTCCAACCCTAGTCCAAGAGAAAAAGGAAGATGACTTTATTAAGTGCAAACAAGGGGCCATGAGTATAGCAGAGTATGAGACCAATTTCACTAAATTAGCTCGTTATGCCCCTGACCTTGTAGCCACTGAGCAGAGACGCATTAGGAGatttgtgcaagggctcaatgtaGAGATTCAAGAGGGGCTAGCAACTGCTCAAATTAGCACTTATAGTGACGCCGTGGAGAAAGCTCAGAGGTTTGAGACGGCTAGAGCCCAATCTAAGTCATTCTTTGCTAGAAAAAGGAATGCCCCTAGTGGTAGCAGGGACCCAGTTTCGGCAAGTGCCTCACCGCTTAAGATGGGTAGAGGAACTGGGGTAGTGAACATCCCTAGTGCTTTGAGAGGTGCTTTAGCAAGGGGAGCTGGAACTAGAGGCTCTGGGGCGAGAGGTTCTGGAATAAGAGGAGGTCAAAGTGGAAGGGGACCCTCTAGGAGTGCTCCGCGCGTTGAACAAGTGTCAACCCCTCAGATAACCTGTGGTTACTGTGAAAAAGTCAATCATACCGCAAATGAGTGCTGGAGAAAGGAGGGCAAGTGCCTCAGGTGTGGAAGTGCTGAGCACCAAATTGCTAATTGTCCTAAGATTTCCGAGAATGGGGAAAGCCAAGGAGGTGCCACAATTTCTAGGCAAACTACTTCTGGAGGGAGTCGGCCAAAGGTTCTGGCTAGGGTTTACGCCCTAGATAGTCAACATGTACCTGACCCTTCGGAGGTAGTCGAAGGTACacttccaatctttcaccgattaactaaggttttaattgatcccggTGCGACCCATTCATTTGTTAATCCTGCTTTTATGTGTGGAATTGATGTAAAACCTGTACGATTACCCTATGATTTGGAGGTTAGGACTCCTACAAGTAACAAGAGCATACTCACTAGCTTAGTTTATCAGGAGTGTAAATTCTGGATTAGGGAACGAAAAATACTAGTTGACTTGGTGAGTTTGGAccttaaggggtatgatgtgatgtga
- the LOC113749345 gene encoding threonylcarbamoyladenosine tRNA methylthiotransferase isoform X1, which produces MEDIEDLLAGGGGAGVPPGFRLPVAGAVGVNPKQKKEKITHTIPKASLSIPGTQTIYMKTFGCSHNQSDSEYMGGQLSAFGYVLSDDPDEADLWLINTCTVKSPSQSAMNTLITKCRSAKKPLVVAGCVPQGSRDLKELEGVSIVGVQQIDRVVEVVEETLKGHEVRLLTRRTLPALDLPKVRKNKFVEILPINVGCLGACTYCKTKHARGHLGSYTVESLVGRVRAVIADGVKEIWLSSEDTGAYGRDIGVNLPILLNAIVAVLPSDGSTMLRIGMTNPPYILEHLKEIAHVLCHPCVYSFLHVPVQSGSDSILTAMKREYTVSEFRTVVDTLIELVPGMQIATDIICGFPGETDEDFARTVDLIREYKFAQVHISQFYPRPGTPAARMKKVPSTVVKKRSRELTTVFESFVPYVGMEGKVERIWITEFATDGVHLVGHTKGYIQVLVIGPETMLGLSAMAKITSVGRWSVFGEVIEVLNQANAVERSVDQFSHCSSLDSSCSKEQCACEMTSCCGQVQEVEKKVSTPKYEAKLNLVGWVLRKRKSNSRIMEKGSAMEFEGNQNKAQNCLLEWSAVDKGLLGGVLVSLLTILALSLYLGTRSF; this is translated from the exons atggaagatataGAGGATTTATTAGCTGGAGGTGGTGGCGCTGGAGTGCCACCTGGGTTCCGGTTGCCGGTGGCGGGGGCCGTCGGTGTCAATCCCAAACAGAAGAAGGAAAAGATTACTCACACCATTCCCAAAGCGTCCCTCAGTATCCCAGGAACCCAG ACAATCTATATGAAGACTTTTGGGTGTTCACATAATCAG AGTGACAGCGAATATATGGGAGGTCAACTTTCAGCTTTTGGTTATGTTTTATCTGATGATCCTGATGAGGCTGATCTCTGGCTTATTAATAC CTGCACAGTTAAGTCCCCTAGTCAGTCTGCCATGAACACCCTCATTACAAAGTGTAGAAGTGCCAAGAAGCCTTTAGTAGTCGCAGGATGTGTACCTCAAGGAAGTCGGGATCTGAAAGAGCTGGAAGGTGTTAGTATAGTTGGAGTCCAGCAAATTGATCGAGTGGTAGAAGTTGTGGAAGAAACATTAAAAGGTCATGAGGTGCGGCTGCTGACCCGCAGGACATTACCGGCACTTGACCTCCCAAAG GTTAGGAAGAACAAGTTCGTGGAGATTCTTCCTATTAATGTTGGCTGTTTAGGTGCTTGCACCTATTGCAAGACGAAGCATGCTCGCGGTCACTTAGGAAGCTATACAGTTGAAAGCCTT GTGGGTCGTGTCAGAGCTGTAATAGCTGATGGAGTGAAGGAGATCTGGTTGAGTAGTGAGGACACTGGAGCATATG GTCGTGATATTGGAGTTAATCTTCCAATTCTTTTAAATGCTATAGTCGCAGTTCTTCCTTCAGATGGAAGCACAATGCTTCGAATTGGGATGACAAATCCTCCATATATCCTTGAGCACTTGAAGGAAATAGCTCATGTATTGTGTCATCCATGTGTATATTCCTTTCTACATGTACCAGTTCAATCTGGAAGTGATTCAATTTTGACA GCAATGAAGCGGGAATATACTGTCAGTGAGTTCAGAACGGTGGTAGACACATTGATTGAATTGGTCCCCGGAATGCAGATTGCCACCGATATTATTTGTGGATTTCCGG GTGAAACTGATGAAGACTTTGCTCGAACTGTTGACCTCATCAGAGAGTATAAATTTGCTCAAGTGCATATATCGCAATTTTATCCTCGCCCTG GGACGCCGGCAGCAAGGATGAAAAAAGTTCCGAGTACAGTGGTGAAGAAACGAAGTCGTGAATTGACTACTGTGTTTGAGTCGTTTGTGCCATACGTTGGAATGGAGGGCAAAGTAGAAAGGATTTGGATTACTGAATTTGCAACAGATGGCGTTCACTTG GTGGGACACACTAAGGGATACATTCAAGTTCTTGTGATCGGTCCAGAGACCATGTTGGGGTTGTCAGCAATGGCCAAGATAACATCTGTTGGTAGGTGGTCAGTTTTTGGGGAAGTGATTGAGGTTCTTAACCAAGCAAATGCAGTAGAGAGAAGTGTTGACCAATTCTCGCATTGCTCCAGTCTGGATTCTTCTTGTTCAAAGGAACAGTGTGCTTGTGAAATGACGAGTTGCTGTGGACAAGTTCAGGAGGTCGAAAAGAAAGTTTCAACCCCAAAGTATGAAGCAAAGTTAAACCTTGTTGGTTGGGTATTGAGGAAGCGGAAAAGTAACTCTCGTATCATGGAGAAGGGAAGTGCGATGGAATTTGAAGGAAACCAGAACAAGGCCCAAAATTGCCTGCTTGAGTGGAGCGCTGTTGATAAAGGTCTTTTAGGTGGCGTGCTTGTGAGCTTATTGACAATTTTGGCGCTCTCCTTGTACCTGGGGACTAGAAGTTTTTAA
- the LOC113749345 gene encoding threonylcarbamoyladenosine tRNA methylthiotransferase isoform X2, producing the protein MGGQLSAFGYVLSDDPDEADLWLINTCTVKSPSQSAMNTLITKCRSAKKPLVVAGCVPQGSRDLKELEGVSIVGVQQIDRVVEVVEETLKGHEVRLLTRRTLPALDLPKVRKNKFVEILPINVGCLGACTYCKTKHARGHLGSYTVESLVGRVRAVIADGVKEIWLSSEDTGAYGRDIGVNLPILLNAIVAVLPSDGSTMLRIGMTNPPYILEHLKEIAHVLCHPCVYSFLHVPVQSGSDSILTAMKREYTVSEFRTVVDTLIELVPGMQIATDIICGFPGETDEDFARTVDLIREYKFAQVHISQFYPRPGTPAARMKKVPSTVVKKRSRELTTVFESFVPYVGMEGKVERIWITEFATDGVHLVGHTKGYIQVLVIGPETMLGLSAMAKITSVGRWSVFGEVIEVLNQANAVERSVDQFSHCSSLDSSCSKEQCACEMTSCCGQVQEVEKKVSTPKYEAKLNLVGWVLRKRKSNSRIMEKGSAMEFEGNQNKAQNCLLEWSAVDKGLLGGVLVSLLTILALSLYLGTRSF; encoded by the exons ATGGGAGGTCAACTTTCAGCTTTTGGTTATGTTTTATCTGATGATCCTGATGAGGCTGATCTCTGGCTTATTAATAC CTGCACAGTTAAGTCCCCTAGTCAGTCTGCCATGAACACCCTCATTACAAAGTGTAGAAGTGCCAAGAAGCCTTTAGTAGTCGCAGGATGTGTACCTCAAGGAAGTCGGGATCTGAAAGAGCTGGAAGGTGTTAGTATAGTTGGAGTCCAGCAAATTGATCGAGTGGTAGAAGTTGTGGAAGAAACATTAAAAGGTCATGAGGTGCGGCTGCTGACCCGCAGGACATTACCGGCACTTGACCTCCCAAAG GTTAGGAAGAACAAGTTCGTGGAGATTCTTCCTATTAATGTTGGCTGTTTAGGTGCTTGCACCTATTGCAAGACGAAGCATGCTCGCGGTCACTTAGGAAGCTATACAGTTGAAAGCCTT GTGGGTCGTGTCAGAGCTGTAATAGCTGATGGAGTGAAGGAGATCTGGTTGAGTAGTGAGGACACTGGAGCATATG GTCGTGATATTGGAGTTAATCTTCCAATTCTTTTAAATGCTATAGTCGCAGTTCTTCCTTCAGATGGAAGCACAATGCTTCGAATTGGGATGACAAATCCTCCATATATCCTTGAGCACTTGAAGGAAATAGCTCATGTATTGTGTCATCCATGTGTATATTCCTTTCTACATGTACCAGTTCAATCTGGAAGTGATTCAATTTTGACA GCAATGAAGCGGGAATATACTGTCAGTGAGTTCAGAACGGTGGTAGACACATTGATTGAATTGGTCCCCGGAATGCAGATTGCCACCGATATTATTTGTGGATTTCCGG GTGAAACTGATGAAGACTTTGCTCGAACTGTTGACCTCATCAGAGAGTATAAATTTGCTCAAGTGCATATATCGCAATTTTATCCTCGCCCTG GGACGCCGGCAGCAAGGATGAAAAAAGTTCCGAGTACAGTGGTGAAGAAACGAAGTCGTGAATTGACTACTGTGTTTGAGTCGTTTGTGCCATACGTTGGAATGGAGGGCAAAGTAGAAAGGATTTGGATTACTGAATTTGCAACAGATGGCGTTCACTTG GTGGGACACACTAAGGGATACATTCAAGTTCTTGTGATCGGTCCAGAGACCATGTTGGGGTTGTCAGCAATGGCCAAGATAACATCTGTTGGTAGGTGGTCAGTTTTTGGGGAAGTGATTGAGGTTCTTAACCAAGCAAATGCAGTAGAGAGAAGTGTTGACCAATTCTCGCATTGCTCCAGTCTGGATTCTTCTTGTTCAAAGGAACAGTGTGCTTGTGAAATGACGAGTTGCTGTGGACAAGTTCAGGAGGTCGAAAAGAAAGTTTCAACCCCAAAGTATGAAGCAAAGTTAAACCTTGTTGGTTGGGTATTGAGGAAGCGGAAAAGTAACTCTCGTATCATGGAGAAGGGAAGTGCGATGGAATTTGAAGGAAACCAGAACAAGGCCCAAAATTGCCTGCTTGAGTGGAGCGCTGTTGATAAAGGTCTTTTAGGTGGCGTGCTTGTGAGCTTATTGACAATTTTGGCGCTCTCCTTGTACCTGGGGACTAGAAGTTTTTAA